One Bremerella alba DNA segment encodes these proteins:
- a CDS encoding transglutaminase-like domain-containing protein → MTDQFTKQLHLTMVLTAAVGMQLAISHGGLGFWWQWIEVAVVGALAWQCARYFSPSYPSHDHRVITLLVGVVVGHFIFEQVIYQVQPRSGQLLEGQFSLALRNLMIASLAFRYEKRIANLSTLISLALMAFSVFMSVYWSVTICGIVYAVLGVGWLVTSYWDRIAGKFPEGTKSEIPRDAVGIAFVLAILVAAAAIGLAGTDHATRALAGFMPSSGGNRVSDVRSQGGVGDGDDLVQGTKDAMSFGPTESEIFLESKMPSLFDVFDDTYDAPVVKKRSLQKAVSLPPSKLEHRHSRVATSKSKGNDFSLLRRNEARRQKRLDDKKSPALFYVKGRVPLHLRTTIYDQFDGVNLLARDGHQEPPIQLIKEDGKPWYNLSCPLSDEHIHSTEEHLLKFINLKTDRVPSPPRMARFQIKDVDREDMFALANDGHPRITVDFIPQLTVMRTQSFLVSQSTLQDEYATKKFRQSLSLPEEDMSIPKIRELALEWTAGLPPGWAQVSAIRDRLKSDYTHSPNSLMNEETEFPVEEFLFETKQGPDFLFATATSLLLRELGYTSRVVSGFYADPQHFDAGTYQTPVFQDSVHFWVEVSWDGRVWHPLEPTPGYELLAPRLTVWQQLQAACAAVANWCVRHWVSLGIAVDCMAALLMFFARLTDIALRFANRLPWQGSERNRILWTAHLMQWRAWLRGEKRPQGQTFTRWLVARCQSPDRQSVSQEFVVAINWALYSAAVHCPISQLDISRVCDEAFTVFVHSKSPKTSEFASKEPS, encoded by the coding sequence GTGACTGATCAATTTACAAAACAACTCCATCTGACAATGGTGCTGACGGCCGCAGTAGGCATGCAATTGGCAATCAGTCACGGTGGCCTTGGCTTCTGGTGGCAGTGGATCGAGGTAGCCGTTGTTGGCGCTTTGGCGTGGCAATGTGCCCGCTACTTCTCACCGTCCTATCCTTCACATGATCATCGCGTAATCACGTTGCTGGTCGGGGTTGTCGTAGGGCACTTTATCTTCGAACAGGTTATTTACCAGGTACAGCCCAGGTCAGGTCAGCTGCTTGAGGGACAGTTCTCACTCGCTCTACGTAACTTGATGATTGCCTCATTGGCCTTCCGATACGAAAAACGAATCGCCAATTTGAGCACTTTAATAAGCCTGGCCTTGATGGCGTTCAGTGTTTTCATGAGTGTTTACTGGTCGGTCACCATTTGCGGGATTGTGTATGCGGTACTGGGTGTCGGTTGGCTGGTCACTTCGTATTGGGACCGTATTGCAGGAAAATTCCCAGAAGGGACCAAGTCAGAGATTCCTCGTGACGCAGTTGGAATCGCGTTTGTTCTGGCCATACTCGTAGCCGCAGCGGCGATAGGTCTCGCCGGTACCGACCATGCTACCCGCGCATTGGCTGGATTCATGCCCAGTTCTGGGGGAAATCGCGTTTCGGATGTTCGTTCGCAAGGGGGCGTGGGGGATGGAGATGACCTGGTTCAAGGCACCAAGGATGCGATGAGTTTCGGTCCGACCGAGAGCGAGATCTTTCTCGAATCTAAGATGCCGAGCCTCTTTGACGTATTTGACGACACATACGATGCGCCTGTCGTGAAAAAGAGGTCTCTCCAAAAAGCGGTCAGTCTTCCTCCCTCAAAGCTTGAGCATCGCCACTCGCGGGTCGCCACGAGCAAATCCAAAGGGAACGACTTTAGCCTTTTGCGACGAAACGAAGCCCGTCGGCAAAAGCGGCTCGACGATAAAAAGTCTCCTGCTTTGTTCTACGTCAAAGGTAGGGTGCCCCTTCATTTACGGACTACCATCTACGATCAATTCGACGGCGTCAACCTCCTGGCCCGCGATGGTCACCAGGAACCTCCTATTCAGCTGATCAAGGAAGATGGCAAGCCCTGGTACAACCTCTCGTGTCCGCTGTCGGACGAGCACATACATTCAACCGAAGAGCACCTGCTGAAGTTCATTAACCTGAAGACTGACCGTGTCCCTTCACCTCCGCGAATGGCTCGTTTTCAGATCAAAGATGTCGATCGCGAGGACATGTTCGCACTGGCCAACGACGGTCATCCTCGCATTACCGTTGACTTTATTCCGCAACTAACGGTGATGCGAACACAGTCATTTTTAGTAAGCCAATCAACTTTGCAGGATGAATACGCAACTAAAAAGTTTCGGCAAAGTCTATCCCTTCCTGAAGAAGACATGTCCATTCCGAAAATTCGGGAATTGGCATTGGAATGGACCGCCGGGCTGCCGCCTGGCTGGGCGCAAGTTAGTGCTATCCGAGATCGCCTAAAAAGCGACTACACACATTCGCCTAATAGCCTAATGAATGAAGAGACCGAGTTTCCAGTTGAAGAGTTTCTTTTTGAAACGAAGCAAGGGCCCGACTTTCTCTTTGCCACGGCGACTTCCCTCTTGCTGCGAGAGCTGGGCTACACGTCGCGCGTGGTGAGCGGATTCTATGCCGACCCTCAGCACTTCGATGCAGGAACGTATCAAACCCCGGTATTCCAAGACAGCGTCCACTTCTGGGTGGAAGTCTCGTGGGATGGTCGGGTTTGGCATCCACTCGAACCAACGCCTGGCTACGAACTATTGGCACCACGACTCACGGTATGGCAGCAACTTCAAGCTGCCTGTGCCGCAGTGGCAAACTGGTGTGTACGGCACTGGGTGTCGCTTGGGATCGCAGTAGACTGTATGGCAGCATTATTGATGTTCTTCGCGCGTCTGACAGACATTGCTTTGCGATTTGCCAATCGACTTCCCTGGCAGGGTAGCGAGCGAAACCGAATATTGTGGACGGCTCATCTGATGCAGTGGCGAGCTTGGCTACGCGGCGAAAAACGTCCCCAAGGCCAGACCTTCACCAGGTGGCTTGTTGCCCGTTGTCAGTCGCCAGATCGTCAATCGGTATCACAAGAGTTTGTTGTCGCCATCAACTGGGCACTCTATTCGGCGGCCGTCCATTGCCCTATTTCGCAACTAGATATCAGCCGTGTTTGCGACGAAGCATTCACGGTCTTTGTCCATTCGAAATCCCCTAAGACTTCTGAATTTGCTTCCAAGGAGCCATCGTGA
- a CDS encoding DUF58 domain-containing protein, which produces MSNDQMSVNRWAWLTTDYTPWANRYVYWLKTPIGVLLALAAVALTMGIFVTPQGYVLMLTILSVVGLGIVWPWVGLRGIACELKFRTRRCREGEKAEVTVEIINRWPIPVWGLAIENGFFAEMRNSSEEHSAIALARIPGWSRCQFVWQFHPPQRGVYPHSSPRIVTEFPFGLWKAKKPVSVQHDLTVWPRTFRLSNFPLPQGKHQTITSPSSQRIGQEGERNGVRPFRQGDSLRTIHWSLTARHGRFIVSERQGCAQTRARIFVDLRRDSHSGQGPEGTFEWAIRIAASIALELVQQHNVVVLDFGTHEEHMTGAQSSIHKTMDRLARLSPIASATPLLRANAGCDWSVAITTDLSTSEMPTPRAVILRSDGFLTAPSEPSTSETLKPCRSWIHIEDPHTAARQLLSQWNSRGREAWCGD; this is translated from the coding sequence ATGAGCAACGATCAAATGTCTGTCAACCGCTGGGCTTGGTTGACGACCGACTACACGCCGTGGGCGAATCGGTATGTGTACTGGCTGAAGACACCCATCGGAGTTCTGCTGGCCCTAGCCGCAGTCGCCCTGACGATGGGCATTTTTGTCACGCCGCAAGGTTACGTGCTGATGTTGACCATTCTGTCGGTTGTGGGCCTCGGAATAGTCTGGCCGTGGGTCGGACTGCGTGGGATTGCCTGTGAGCTGAAGTTTCGCACCCGCCGTTGTCGCGAAGGGGAAAAGGCCGAAGTCACCGTAGAGATCATCAATCGCTGGCCGATTCCTGTTTGGGGGCTGGCTATCGAGAACGGTTTCTTCGCCGAGATGCGGAACAGTAGCGAGGAGCATTCGGCCATTGCCCTGGCACGTATTCCTGGCTGGTCTCGCTGTCAGTTTGTCTGGCAGTTTCACCCCCCGCAACGTGGTGTCTATCCACATTCATCACCCCGGATAGTGACCGAGTTTCCTTTTGGCTTGTGGAAGGCCAAGAAACCCGTATCCGTGCAGCATGATTTGACGGTTTGGCCGAGGACCTTTCGGCTCTCTAATTTTCCGTTGCCTCAAGGTAAACATCAAACAATCACCTCGCCCAGCAGTCAACGGATCGGTCAGGAAGGGGAACGCAATGGGGTACGTCCCTTTCGCCAAGGCGATTCGCTCCGCACGATCCATTGGTCGCTAACCGCTCGGCATGGACGATTTATCGTATCGGAACGTCAAGGCTGCGCTCAAACGCGAGCTCGTATTTTCGTCGATCTTCGGCGCGATTCGCACTCTGGTCAGGGTCCCGAAGGAACCTTTGAGTGGGCTATTCGCATTGCCGCGAGTATTGCATTGGAGCTTGTCCAGCAGCACAACGTCGTGGTCCTCGATTTTGGTACCCACGAAGAGCATATGACGGGCGCTCAATCAAGTATCCATAAGACGATGGATCGATTGGCACGTCTAAGCCCGATTGCTTCCGCCACTCCGTTGCTGCGAGCCAATGCGGGTTGCGACTGGTCGGTTGCCATCACAACAGATCTGAGCACGTCCGAGATGCCGACCCCGCGTGCAGTCATCCTGCGAAGCGACGGATTCTTGACGGCACCGAGCGAACCTAGCACGTCCGAAACGTTGAAGCCATGTCGATCCTGGATCCACATCGAAGATCCTCATACGGCGGCCCGCCAGTTGCTTTCTCAGTGGAATTCTCGAGGTAGAGAGGCCTGGTGCGGTGACTGA
- a CDS encoding DUF1559 domain-containing protein, with protein sequence MLNVHSSKSRGFTLVELLVVIAIIGVLIALLLPAVQQAREAARRMQCQNNLKQLGLALHNHHDTYGNFPTFTAGSINISYVVHLLPFIEQDNLYDLFPRDASGNLQITSSNDVRATNRIDALLCPSGTIQNSTYSGQSDRYTNHYYGVLGPKGENVQTGDDYELDTLGGQGGASLQGFFQWQKEMRFADITDGTSNTLAIGEISWKDAGCHRPWTRGGETQSGGVHSASAKNVFNAINAVGYVSASTNWNDASFGSEHPGVAQFLLGDGSVRSVSESVAMTVYRAMASRNGGETVTSE encoded by the coding sequence ATGTTGAACGTTCATTCGAGCAAATCACGAGGGTTTACACTCGTCGAATTGCTGGTCGTGATTGCGATTATTGGAGTTCTTATCGCGCTGCTTTTGCCGGCCGTTCAACAGGCTCGCGAAGCCGCCCGACGGATGCAATGCCAGAACAATCTGAAGCAGTTGGGTTTAGCCCTCCACAATCATCACGATACCTATGGGAACTTTCCAACGTTCACCGCCGGGAGTATCAACATTAGCTATGTCGTGCACCTGTTGCCTTTCATTGAGCAGGACAACCTTTACGATCTCTTCCCACGCGATGCCTCGGGTAACTTGCAGATCACGTCGTCTAACGACGTGCGTGCCACTAATCGCATCGATGCGCTGCTGTGCCCAAGCGGCACCATTCAGAATTCGACCTACAGCGGACAAAGTGATCGATACACCAATCATTACTATGGTGTGCTAGGTCCCAAAGGTGAAAACGTGCAGACGGGGGACGACTACGAATTGGATACCCTCGGCGGTCAAGGTGGTGCATCGCTTCAGGGTTTCTTTCAATGGCAGAAAGAAATGCGATTCGCTGATATTACCGATGGCACAAGCAACACGTTGGCCATTGGCGAAATTAGCTGGAAGGATGCTGGCTGTCATCGCCCGTGGACCCGTGGTGGTGAAACACAGAGTGGTGGCGTGCATTCCGCTTCTGCCAAAAATGTTTTCAACGCGATCAATGCGGTCGGCTATGTCTCGGCCAGTACAAACTGGAATGATGCCAGTTTCGGCAGCGAGCATCCAGGTGTCGCACAGTTTCTGCTGGGTGACGGTTCCGTCCGCAGTGTATCGGAAAGTGTCGCGATGACCGTCTATCGGGCGATGGCGAGCCGCAATGGCGGCGAGACGGTCACCTCCGAATAA